A genomic segment from Corylus avellana chromosome ca5, CavTom2PMs-1.0 encodes:
- the LOC132180595 gene encoding putative receptor like protein 25, with protein MGTPQSYFKFPNMQILDISYNDFTGKLPLSLLENWKARKFENVHSLTYIIDEISNIKILKDLVYFTCLHAYTYSMMMTNKGKDIFYEKVQELFIAIDFSSNRFVGEIPESIGNLKGAQLLNLSNNALTGHIPPSLGSLIELEALDLSQNMLSGEIPQQLTQLTFLAVFNVPHNNLMGPIPQGKQFDTFENNSFEGNPRLCGRPLTKKCENSNKLPSQPSISQESQDSRSPFEFGWKIVVIGYGFGFVVGVIVGRIVIARKHDWLMKT; from the coding sequence ATGGGGACACCTCAATCTTATTTTAAGTTCCCCAACATGCAAATACTTGACATCTCCTACAATGATTTTACGGGAAAATTGCCTTTAAGCCTTCTTGAAAATTGGAAGGCCAGAAAGTTTGAGAATGTTCACTCgttaacatatataattgatGAAATCTCAAACATCAAAATACTAAAAGATCTTGTGTATTTCACTTGTCTTCATGCTTATACTTACTCAATGATGATGACAAACAAAGGCAAGGATATCTTCTACGAGAAGGTCCAAGAATTGTTCATAGCCATTGATTTCTCAAGCAACAGATTTGTAGGTGAGATTCCGGAATCTATTGGAAATTTAAAGGGAGCTCAGTTGCTCAATCTTTCTAATAATGCTCTTACTGGTCACATTCCACCATCTCTAGGAAGCCTTATAGAGCTAGAAGCATTAGACCTTTCACAAAACATGTTGTCGGGGGAGATTCCTCAGCAACTAACACAACTTACTTTCTTAGCAGTCTTTAATGTTCCTCATAATAATCTCATGGGACCTATTCCACAAGGGAAACAATTTGATACATTTGAAAACAATTCATTTGAGGGGAATCCAAGATTGTGTGGGAGACCATTGACAAAGAAATGTGAGAATTCTAATAAGCTGCCTTCTCAACCTTCAATCTCTCAAGAAAGTCAAGACTCTAGATCAccatttgaatttggttggaaAATAGTTGTGATTGGatatggatttggatttgttgttggaGTAATCGTTGGACGGATTGTGATTGCAAGGAAACATGATTGGTTAATGAAGACCTGA